DNA sequence from the Malus sylvestris chromosome 10, drMalSylv7.2, whole genome shotgun sequence genome:
gcaataatatgattcgaATTTGCCTTTGCTGAGAagcgaacctaagacctctcacttacaagtgaagagaacaATACTCTTAAATCAAAATATTGTTACTTTGGGTTGTATTCCCCGTttctttacaaaaataaaaataaaaatttgttcaTTTTCAAGACCAACTTTGTCATCTGATTTATATGGAGACGCCAAAATAATGGATCAAAAGAGATTTTTTCAAGTGCAAATGGTAGCACTTTATTACAGTGACGAAAAGCAACTTTGTTTATGCTTAATAATGCGGTTTCGATTTTCATTGATCTTCCTCTTCCATAACAACTAATTAACTCACTAACGTTGttgttaataaaaaagaaaatagattCTTTCAAGATAAAGAGAAGTGATGCAAGATTTGGATGCTGAGAGGGAAGAGGATCCCCtgcggatcctctttgtggggatcttGAGGATCCTCGAATTATGTCCGTTCAACGTTTATCGTGTGGttagtttttgtcaggtactgttCATGTTTAATATTAGATacatatatttaaaataatttctgaccgtacgatTAACGATAAACGCACAAGATTCGAGGATTTCCAGGATCCTCACAACCGGATCCTCTTCCTGCCGAGAGGGGTCGAATCCATTGTGGGACTTCCTGGAAGTGGGAGAGAGGGGGTGAGCAGAACACTTCAGACTGACTTGGTGTCATTAACCAGCTAGTTAATGGTTAGCGTCTATATTTTAGTAGCCATAggatcaaattttgattgattGTTGACTTTAGATTCTGTCAGTAGATTGAGAAAGATTTACATATATGAATggaaccaggatcctctcctgagcaattccctagggatcccgcaatcttgtccgttcattttatatcgtgcggtcataaatcatttaaattttaaattttaaaattcaaatatgaataataactaacaaaaactgaccgcacgatataaaatgaaaggacaagattgcgggatccctaggatccctaggGAATTGCTCAGGAGATGATCCTGGTTCATATGAATGTACCGTACCAAATAAAATATggagtgtgatatccacacactccattttacttctcaaacatctttctaatttttgacagtcggattgaataaattgaagaagatcaacggatagaaattaataagggtgtatgagaagtaatttgtggtgtgtggatagcacatcccataAAACATTAATATGCATAAACATCCACACACCCCATAAAACATTAATATGTATAAACTGTTTTTCGTATATCATTAAACAATTGACACTCATACAAATGGCAATGAATAGCTAAGCTCATTTGTTCattcatttaatttataaaataaataaaatagccaaaaaataataaaaaaagcacCACCGAGAGAAAAAGGAAGGAAGGTGCAAAGCACAATCCGAACGTCGGAACGTGCAATGTTAGGTAACAACACACTGAAGAAGAttcaatagagagagagagagagaaaccctTTGATTTTTTATACAAAGAGAAAAGAACCTTGTTCCAATCATAGGCGTGAAAACTTGAGCCTTGTCAATCACGTTATGTGGAAAAAAAGCTTCCTTGGTATTCTTCATATCATGTGGGGAGTCCACAGGACCAAAAAAGTGGTCAGTTGACCCGGTGAAGGCCAAAAAAGTGGCTGGGATCAACTCCGGTGACCTCCTGATCTTCTCGTTGGTTTGGAACCCACCATTTTTTGATGAAATGACTGAATGAACTGCTTGAAGTTGATGTTTCTGCATACTGGGCACGCCCACCCCCGATTACTCCCCCCCAAAATAACCCTCAATCACTGTCATATCAACTCCCGAATTGCACAACCAGTGAGCCACACAAACCCCCCAACCCCGCCACCAAATGCGGTCATTTTGCCACCGAGCCACtactctctcctctctcataTTTTCATTCCTCAAATTTCAAGTAACCTTTAAAATATAGAGTAAACTGTTATTTGACTCCTTGAACTATACTCTAGTTGAAATTGACCTCATAaattattcttttttataaattaacCCCCTATACTATTTGAAATTAGCCAATTGATATTTTGTCGATAGATTCCGTCCACTATTTCgtcaaattcaaaagaaaattagtttTTCCTTCATCAACTCTTACTTGTCAACTATAACCACCCATGAACTTATGACATTTGAAAACAAATAATGACAATGTGAGATGGTCCATTATGTAAACGTTtggttttttatgttttctcatTATGCTATATGCTTTTGAATTATTCTGTGTCcatatgtcaaaattttattagTGGTTATAGCAGACAACtaataattaatgataaaaatgaCTAATTTGCCCTTGAGTTTGACGAAATTGATTCCGCAATCAATGGGAAAGGGTTAATTGACTGAttttaatttaccaaaaaaatagtttaggggTCAATTTCAATTGGGGTGATATTTCAGGAGGTCAAACCGCAATTTACCCTAAAATATAATCTCAAATATTTTGGTTTATGAGTAATTATATTGAGgtttaaaaaaacattaaacaCTTTAACCAACCCATTAATTATAAATCCTGAATCCACCGCTCCTCacctatatatataaaattctaATCCATAGATTGCAAAGCAGTGGGTTGATAAACATATATTACAATAGATCTAACGCCTTGGTAATGCACACTATCTAGGGTATACTTCAGTGATAGATCCTTCATAAACGGACGGAGATGACTTGCTGATAGATTGATCGGACTCCAGCGTTATCTTTGGCATGTTCCCCACTGCTCTGCTTTGGAGAAAAAATGCCGGTTGTTTAGGTAATGCCAGACTGACAGAGTAGCTATTGAGCATGAGAACTACTGATTGCATTGTAGGCCTGTCAGCTGGATCTTCCTGAACACAAAGTAAGCCGATGTGGATGCATCTGATTACTTCAGTCCTCGAATAAGAGTCTCTCATACACTGATCCAACAATTCCAAAGATTTCCCGTCTCTCCATAACTTCCAAGCCTGcataaaactcaaaagtttAAATCATAATGCTATGTCAATACAGGAGAACAGAACACTGCACTTTTCACTTTAAGCTTACATGGCTCGCGAGGTCCTCAGCTGCATCGGTCTGAAAGAAGTTACTGTTCTTCTTGCCACTGATGATTTCTAGCACTAAAACACCGAAACTATACAGATCGGACTTGACAGAAAAATGCCCGTGCATTGCATACTCAGGAGACATATAACCACTACAAGTTGAGAAGGGAAAATTTGACAAATTCATTAGTACAGATAATGCAAAGAAGAGGTGGTCGtgttaaaagaaaagaagaaaagggagaAACTTACTATGTTCCGACAATTCTATTTGTGTTTGCTTGAGTTTGATCAACCCCAAAGATCCTGGCCATGCCAAAATCAGATATTTTTGGATGCATGTCCCCATCTAACAATATATTGCTTGCTTTGAGATCACGATGTATAATTCTAAGTTGAGAATCTTCATGCAGGTACATGATTCCTCGAGCAATTCCTGAAATAATCTTGTAACGTCTTGACCAATCCAATTGCCCCTGTTTCTCAGGGTCtgcaaatcatcaaaatcaagtcATCATCGACGAACTGCTATTGCAATAGGAAAAGACTATCAGATGTTCGAGTGTGTACAAACCAAATAGGAAACAGTCGAGGCTTTTGTTGAGCACATATTCATAAACAAGAATCTTTTCTTCGCCTTCCAAGCAAAATCCCAATAGCCTAACCAAATTTCGGTGTTGAAGCTTGGCTACCAATACCATCTCGTTCTTAAACTCTTCTGTGCCTTGGCCAGAGTTCTTTGATAGCCTCTTCACAGCTACTTCTTGACCGTTTGAAAGTGTACCCTGCGAGAAAACTTCAATCAAACAATGGAATGTCCACTCATGGCATTCATGGACGGCTTATGaggctccaaaattattcagatTTTGCATGCATAAAAGTTGGAACTTTGTAGACCTTAAGGAGCACTCATGTCATATACTGATTAACATACCTTGTAAACTTGACCGAAACCACCTTCGCCTAACTTGTGATCATCGGAGAAATTGCTCGTAGCTGCTTGGATGGTAGCAAAATCAAATTGCAAAGACTCGACAGTAGAAATGTCATTCTCACCTGCACAACCAAccaaaccattttttttttgagaagaacaCAACCAACCAAACCATAGAAGCACAACGTTTAAAGACGAGGAATAAATGAAAGGAGAATCAACGAGAATAAACAAGAGAATCGCAGAAGGATATATTTGTTTACCGCTTGGTTCGTCTGCTGCTGCTTGattgtacttctttcttgctctcCTAGTTATGCAGCAGTAACCCACAACAAAAAGTAGCACAGATACAGATATTGGTACAACAATGGCAACAATTGTCCTAGTTGGGATTTTACTTTTTCCtgcaaaataaacaaaaaaatattgagAAATGGGTAAAATCAGCAGCCACAGCACAACACCATATTCCCCTGTTCCAAAGTCCACAATAGCTATCAATTACCCAACAAACTAATCTGATAATACAATAATCACTTGATTGGGGCTTCCAAAAAGGTTAGAAACGTTTTGTGACAGTTCGCTTTTCTAACAACATTTTGGGAGAAAAACTTAAACTACATAATAGAAGCACTTTTCGAAGAAGTACATGCCTAGAAGCagttattagagttttcatGAAGGCATTTCCAGCAAAAATGCTTACAAGCAGAAGCGTCAGTCACGGTTATACCCTTTACACTCAATTTTGAAATCCTTTTTTGTATTAGATTAGAATATCGCTCGAACAAAATTTCAACGTATTTATATTTGCTTAAGTTTAAGGTTGTCaactttgaaaattaaatttgcaTTGAAGAATTGGTCACTTTACCTTTAGGCggaggagggagagaaggaGGAGGCGGCCCTGGTGCAGGCTCAGGTGCTAACGTAGCGTTCTGGGCGTAGAAGGGGTAGACTTCGTACCTAACATTACAACTCGGAAACAAAACTCGTCCTCCGAGTTTCCCATTACAGCAACTCGGAAGTAGGGCTATGGTCCCCCGAAGACAGCGGTTGCAATCCGCTTCCGACAGGTCCTGCGTGCACTGCCCGAGGCTGTACACCGAAATCAACCCGCTAACATTTGCTTGATTCGTCGCGAACTTGTCCGCTTCTCCGGCGGCCTGACCGGCAACCTGGCTCATACTGGCCCCCAGGACCTGGTTGAACCGAGTCGGGTCGGTGGCGTTCTCCGTGTTCCACATGTAGAGGCGGGGTGACTCGGCGGCGGTGGAGAAGAATGACTCGTTGGAGTAGCGTAGCAAGCAGTCGTCGTACCAGATCACCACCTGTTTTTCTACGGAGCAGCGTTTTGGGGCCTCGGCGGTTGCGGTGGTGACACAGGTTTGGCAAGCGTCGGTGCCCACGACGTCGCCGCGGCAGAGGAAAAGGCCGTAGACGGCGTTGTTTGTGCTTTGGACTGTGGCGTTGTAGAAGCCGGTGGAACGGTTAGCGTTGGAGGAGAGGGTGGAGAGGAGGCGGTTGAGGTTGGACTGGAAGGTGGAGTTTGGTGTGAAGGTGGTGGTGTTTGGGCAGATGTGAGCCAGGTAATCAGCATCCGTACTGGTCGGAAAGCTGAGCAGAGTAAAAACGGAGAAAATCAAAAGAAGGGTAaccatgtttttcattttttgatgaTTTGATCATAAAATCATAGGTTTTTGTATTATCAACAAAAGCAAAGGAGGTATGGTAGCTTGACTTGACTTTCAGTCTTGAGTGTTCACCAGAAGAGTCACTCTCATAGAACCGGATTTGAATAATgcgaaattaaatttgtagataaaatgtTACAAATTAAGGGGCATGTAATTTGGTAATTGAATTATATAACTTAGGCATTAATAACATACTCAttgacatattatttagtttataaattttatctacaaatttaatttttctagagagaccaaatttgtaaaataatttttttaaactaaataatgtgattgttaataattaaattatattaattaatgcatttattttctatttgtaacatctcatttaatttaaaactttaATCTCCTTAATATCATCCATTGATTAAGCTCACCATTTAATGTTTGTTGTGTCATATTAAATGTGAGTTGGTGTTGAAGCCATTTCAATGGGTCGTTGTCTTTATCATcaaattcatattaaaaaaaaaacaaagggagagatggaaaaatgaaaaataaaagtagtTTGAAGCAAAGTAAAATGCAATGGGGACGGGAGTGGTAAAGTGTGACGCCAAACTCGCCAGTTATATGTATGGGAAATTCCAGCTTGGTGTGGATTTTCTGAGGATTATTTAGTTCTAGCATCAAGGAACAAAAAAAATCCTGAACAAAATTATTGATTATAACCCTCAAGGATGTTAGAAGTTCCTTAAACTTCAAGAGTACGACATATTGGGATTTACTATAGTAGTAATATCTCATTCATCAACATGTGAAAATGTTAAAAACTTGAAATATAGGACAATGTATTATTGACTTAAAAAATCGATGCAATGACATTCTTTGTAGTAATTTTCTCTTATCATCATGGCCCATTGAATGTTTCATTTGGCCAATTGAGAGACGTAGCCCCACTTAATGGGACCGCTAAACTACTAAGTTGTTCTCCCGCATACCCCATCATGCGATAAGTTATTTCAAGATATTCGTATTATATACGTATTTGCAGTGGCAGAGCCAGACTTTTCAAATAATGGAGTCTTAatttcaacaaagaaaaaaaaaattcaactcgTCGAGCACCTGGTGGGTACTTGTTGATTCCTGCCAACATTTGCCAAAGCTTATGCGAACGTATGTCGACAACTACTATGACCAGTCGAGGCTTGTCGAGGGAAGCGTAGGAAACTATCGAGTAATGTTGAAGACTGCCAAGGTTTGTCAATTAAGGCATTTCATCGAGCATTTAGTTCGTACAATAAAGTCGCAtacaagaagagaaaaaaaaaagacatggatgataaaagaaaacaaaattgatgATATTTTGATTTAAACTGATTCTTCTGATGGTCATCTCACACTTTCTCGTGCGTATGATATTAAACGAAGCAAGCAACCTTTGGTGGTTTGGGACCGTTAGGTTTGGAATTCTTGTTTTCGTCCTAGAAATTCTCTTTTTCTATGGAAATTCATGCATGGGAAAATTGTTACAGATTCTTTTTTATAGGATAGAGGTTTTGCTCTTCCCTCCATGTGTTCCCTTTGTTGCTCAAATGTGGAAACTCCAAGACATCTGTTTTTTGAATGTTGTTTCTCACGTCAAGTTTGGTCTTCATGTTTAAACTGGTTTTGGGTGATCTCTCCTTTTGATGATATTATGATCTTCTTCACTTATCCTATTCGCAAAGGCTATGGCTCTCAGATCAATGGGGTTTAATTGGAGCCTGATTATATTGTTTATGGACAACACGTAATAAGCTTCATTTTGACGATATTCGACCTTCCATTACTTGTATTGTTCGCTCAATCAATTGTAACTCCTTGAAATTGATTTGCTGAGCAAGGGAAACATGAAAAATTATGTGGAAGAACTTTGTATTCTTCTCGCTATTGGTTTGTCTGGTCATCATGCCAAGTCACCTCGTGTTATTGAAGTTTTATGGAAACCACCTTCTCTACATTAGGTCAAAGTGAATACTGATGGTGCAACTCATGGATTACCGGGATTGGCTGGTACTGGCAGTATCTTTCGTGATCATTTTGGTTCATGCGTAGGGTGTTTTGCTACTTCTTTATGGGTGACTATCTCTTTTGAGGCTGAATTGCATGTTGTAATTCATGCAGTAAACTTAGCTTGAGAAAAGGGTTAGCGTTCCCTTGGGATTGAGTGTGATACATCCTTGACTGTTCTTTTCAATTATGCTTCTCATAATCGTGTTCCCTGGCGTTTGAGGGTTCGTTGGTTGAATTGTCGAGCGTTGCTCTCTTTTATATGCATAAGAGTTACACATATTTTTCGCAAAGGGAATCAAGTGGTTGAATGTTTGGCAAATTTTGGAGTGGACCATCATGGGGTTTATTGGTGGGACTCTTGTCCTCCTTGTGTTATTGCTACGTATCATCATAATCTTTCTCTTCGCCCTAATTTTCGATTTTGTTAGGATGggttttactttgttttttttgtgaCTGGGTTTTCGTGTTTCAAAAGTTGTTTTTAGCGGGTATTGGCCTAGTTTCCCTGCTTgtattacttttctttttttttttcttcatattattaataaaatctAGTAGAGAGGGGATGGGTGGGGGGTTTCTGCGGGCAACGGTTCTTTCTCATTCGGGAGAGGTTTGGTGTTTCGCACATGACTATTGACGAAGAGctaatgtcacagcccgttccaaattattatattcgtggctgtgaatggacgaaattgcccttaagaaatactaaatttgtGAAGCTCAGGTTGctaattatctaggttcctaagtttgaaaataaaatggaatttaataaggatggaacttagatttttaggttaaaatgttaaagtttggtgtttggagattggaataaggaccacgtgggatccccacatccctcaaaaccctcctcatttcccgttcactgtctttctctctcctccttcacgatttctcactctctctgtctctctccttcgaactcacacggaccaccaccaaaaccatcctaaatctataccaacgtcaagtttgagaccaccattggaatcctgaggacttcacgatcacgttggtatccatttcaggtaagttttacttCGGAAAACCTAGATTTTAAACTCCCCATGAAagtgtactgttcatgagctttgaattggttgatttttaggacaatccaagctcatagtgagcttagtgaggtcccaaggaagctcggagtgcttcgttggaagtttttggacgtaagaacacggagatcgacaagttcaaagtttggccggagctttcgaggctttttccggcgaatccccggcgagctaggagtcgaggtaggtatcaatctcttcgtctcgtcaagtactacaactttcctttttatttcactcaatttcgttgagtattgaagaagttatactcatttgaaaaatacccagtttccggcgacctccgaggctttcgaggcagtttccggccaaaccacggcgaactaggtgttgtgcaaggtaccattctctttgtctcttcaagggctacaactttcgtttttgaatcacttgatttcgttgagaaatgacaaagttatggcaatttgaaaaactgttcagaaaacggccgccggaaaaaccagtccggcgacccaaggaagaagaaggtgctacagtaaaaataaaaaataaaaataaaattattttaaaaatatgtcgacgtccgtgacgtcgagtagatcactgtggtatattcatatacctaaattgaacaccgtatgagaaagttattgaagattgttggttaggtgttcaaataacgttttatagttttcacatttaggtgaaaatgtgaattgatgatccgaccgttggatcatcaccaaactttgatacgttataatacgtaatatttgaggattattggaacttacggattgggaatccgagttacggatcttccggaattggaattgtaagtccataatataaaatgttaaccgtcacttagttttggaaattgacggaaatccaaccgttggatggtaatgaaattttaggatgttatcctagagatatattgtggacctctggaagttatggatttaaaatctgagtggcagatcttccggatcgaactacgtagtgacgtattttatataagttaaatattctatcgatatgaattctgaggttggatttgattactattctaggcggcgatcgtcgtgacgccttgatgtgtggtgctagggagttgttggatgaactccaggtgagtgtgcagttttgttttctgtatatatatatacttgacgtttcccagaaattgaattgaaatgaaaatatgtttaaaatgaaatgcatatgagttatgtggaaaaacgggaagtgaaataccatgcatagaattgatatgaaaagtatatagaaatgtgagttgaaatgccatgcatgaattaatatatgatgcatatgtatgaattggtgcggtggacgcacatgtaagaattgatttatgatgcatatgtatgaaatggtgcggtggacgcacagatgagtatttaattactgttatgatgatgatgatatatattgagctcaaatcctgcaccatggtttagtgcttatagtattcaccgcatcgcacgctcgccttggatccaagtagatgctagtcgtacagtccacgcggagtgggtacgacagaccagtcgcgagagtgttagtgagattccgactggtgggtgaccttagattatgtgcacagatgatttatgagaagcactagagcgtaacttgcgtgcagaaggccggacgggtcacagaggtgactccggtagagtgataatgatagattttgagctctaggttcaaccgtatagggctattagagggcctacggttgattactttcttgcacctgatatgattatgttgatgcattcataccttattactgttgagatgatgtggcatggcataattaatatgagaaatgttgagatgacatggcatggcatgattgataaagagataatgttgagatagtaaaaatgaagttttgagaatatatatgtatatttatattttacatttctgggaaagtatacaggttttacggagaggggttacaacgttttgagaaatgtttggatttggaaaagaattgttttactgacccactcaattttggttttgcgcccctccaggttcaggaatcacaaaggtgtggtgactacgaggaattcgacggtgttctgacagattggacaaaaattaggactcaccttcgggtgtatcaatttataaattgtataattaaagcttccgtactgtgcaaatggttacgtcactctcacgtgacggccagcatgccctccttcgggacggggtgtgtcagttggtatcagagcatggttgcaatcttggacatcttgagaagtttatagtgaattctgtcagaactacaccgcctcgtagcaaaCCACGTAGTTAGAGGAATTTAGTCTCCCTGATTTAGCGGTTTGGGGGAAACTATTATTATGGTGATTCAGTATATTATCAAAATGGACATTTTAAGACGGGTTATGAGTTCAATTTGAATCACCttatgaaatgatgaacctgagggagcGGAGTGACGGTTTAACCaattggaaaagatgtttcagattatgcaagtcaaaggaaatttccttctgacaggtgggtcgagacgactacctggttttgggtatgaatttgcatcctggtggaaacaggaatgttaattgttgtcaccagaggaatcagccgatttaaaattttttaaggaaaagtttatccctccggcatttattgatggtagtaaacaagagtttacaaatatgagacaaggaaggtgatgatcgagggatattatagaaagttttcagacttgcctcgttccatccagatattgttgttaatttggtggaggtgttatgttgttttaagctgggtggcaaaaagggaagtggtattttgggtgaccaCTATCCATTGTAGTTCTTATCAGGAGTATGCTAGATGTTGTTGAgccttgaggactctgagaacatgagcaacgagaataaagaagaataagaaaagaatgggaattaaaagaagacaataaagttaatgattcgtcaTATCAAGAATATCGAAGGATTCAGAgcttcgaaagaagtgaagctagagttaattcttccagctgaggttttaatgtcgctggtcagagtaaaagtgatggatatactggtaatcccagatatttgagacaaggtgtctcgagtaaaggaaatgtactttgtgcaacaggtacaaaattaacactttgggaaatgtgaaattaatgaatgtgtttatgtgaacagaAGGGACACAGAGttgtgaatcgtccctagaatcagttgtactcaacaattttccatgaaatcatagtgtcgattcagcagagttatggatttagtagtttggtcggattgaccgtgagtacagagatatttgatgagttatatgttcagccGTACGGACCATGAGAAATGGATTTGACTGACAcatgagaaattggtgagttataggctcggccgtgccgaccacgcggagtggatccggccgacgtattattgagataagagttgaatcaaccgtattggtcattctagttgacttcggctgatatatttcttattatgtatgATATTACCTAGAGAGtggtaaataaatgtagttgagacgagtgtatgtattttgcattgagtgacaaaatagtaatgttatatctttgtgagtggttgcctacttatcgagacaacgatgatttatcagtattgcgggctgcagaccgtaatattaataactcattcgtggattcgttaagcaagcaaaCCGGTAGGTTATTTTATGTTAGTGTTGTACTTATTTAGAATGTTCAGTATTAATAAAGTATGTATTGTGTCGGTTAAATTATTTCCATTAGAGtggttggttataattgtgactaaatggattgttacgggaaaccagtcactttccatcgatctggatgaccagagattacttttgtaagtatgcaAAGTGAAGTGAGTTCAGCCATTATTTATGCtgtgaaagcaaagagattgttttgaaaggctgtcaaaaatacttagctcatgtggtgctaaatgatgttgtttggagtagtgtgaataatgtcgaaagggttagacttttcttgatgtcttctctgaaagtatacctggattgtcttcaggcagagatatgaggttcattattgatttgttgccaggtataaatttatgttaaagattggttcatgatgagttaagggaattggaaattcagttgagagaattggttgataaaagttttattcaacctagtacaacactGTTGAGGAGCACCAGTTTGTTGGTGAGAAAGAAAATGGACTTTAAAGACTATTCCTTGATTATAGATAATGGAgtcgggtaac
Encoded proteins:
- the LOC126585184 gene encoding cysteine-rich receptor-like protein kinase 10, yielding MKNMVTLLLIFSVFTLLSFPTSTDADYLAHICPNTTTFTPNSTFQSNLNRLLSTLSSNANRSTGFYNATVQSTNNAVYGLFLCRGDVVGTDACQTCVTTATAEAPKRCSVEKQVVIWYDDCLLRYSNESFFSTAAESPRLYMWNTENATDPTRFNQVLGASMSQVAGQAAGEADKFATNQANVSGLISVYSLGQCTQDLSEADCNRCLRGTIALLPSCCNGKLGGRVLFPSCNVRYEVYPFYAQNATLAPEPAPGPPPPSLPPPPKGKSKIPTRTIVAIVVPISVSVLLFVVGYCCITRRARKKYNQAAADEPSGENDISTVESLQFDFATIQAATSNFSDDHKLGEGGFGQVYKGTLSNGQEVAVKRLSKNSGQGTEEFKNEMVLVAKLQHRNLVRLLGFCLEGEEKILVYEYVLNKSLDCFLFDPEKQGQLDWSRRYKIISGIARGIMYLHEDSQLRIIHRDLKASNILLDGDMHPKISDFGMARIFGVDQTQANTNRIVGTYGYMSPEYAMHGHFSVKSDLYSFGVLVLEIISGKKNSNFFQTDAAEDLASHAWKLWRDGKSLELLDQCMRDSYSRTEVIRCIHIGLLCVQEDPADRPTMQSVVLMLNSYSVSLALPKQPAFFLQSRAVGNMPKITLESDQSISKSSPSVYEGSITEVYPR